The following coding sequences lie in one Thalassoglobus polymorphus genomic window:
- a CDS encoding PVC-type heme-binding CxxCH protein, translated as MRRDREQIKYWSLRPASWRAVFEVIKVNFTGTASMENACRIVFMICLIHLLGGGLYAQRDLKVIPPTDPELERKTFILPEGFEVNLFAADPQIAKPIQMNFDPQGRLWIASSETYPHIEPGAKPKDKILYLQDLDGDGVSDKTEVFAEGLLIPTAVAYGNDGVYVGASTELLHFKDTNGDGKADQKEIVLSGFGTEDTHHIIHTLRYGPDSHLYFNQSIYIHSHIETPWGIHRLNAGGMWRFRPETLELSVFARGLVNQWGTDFDRYGQTFGTDGAGGEGINYMVPGASYMTAYGAQRILHGLNPGSPKHCGLEIVESEHLPDDWQGSMITNDFRGHRVCRFVLTEDASGYRSQEQQEVIKSDHVAFRPIDVKQGPDGAIYIADWYNPIIQHGEVDFRDPRRDHTHGRIWRVTYTGKPTLKPVDFTKLSTDELLSHVDSPNRYSRSQAKVVLKEQGEKVLPEVLAWANKHSNDQLNLEALWIHQSFGKIEPALLGKCLNSKDHHVRAAATRVVGQLIQKVDSPLEILAQRIADTHPQVRLEAIRALAEVKQPEAVSIALQALEQDVDENIDYALWLTCRDLEPIWTPALLDGSLNVESPPQALPFLLRSSGSAAGTATLVQKIQQGTLDGSARLDALRVIADIGTPEHLGAIFDLSLSDNISDEFRHALLHTLYPAAVNRKIIPPRDLNQIKKLADANSPSIRAAVVMCIGAWKHQPLRDVVLSATQDEKISLQDRSSAIRALGAFSDQPAATELINLAKSKSAPILRRVAIEELLRLRPQQAANLSILFFQSASAPDSQPLFQSILQRKGAADHVAKALAGKTIPKDVAVVGARILSSSGQQDSALAKLLQTAGGLNQDPVKLSPAQMQTLVEDVLANGNAARGEQIFRRQNLNCLKCHAVGPAGGTIGSNLLSLGATAQPDYIIESILDPNAKVKEGFHTVVVATDEGKIYSGIKARETGTQLFLKDADGKELMILKDSIEQQKQGASLMPAGLTSNITHQELIDLSAFLYALGRVPEFTISTQQIVRHWETIQATQQAAFQFRRISYAAAATDNPDFQWSRVYSHVNGELAVSELPELRIRNRSAAGNRGMSFVRTEFNSESGKIGFKLNSGNGLQIWIDEKPIDSSELITAEVEKGQHQLTIAIDQSVRKTALKVMPVNDPGFAHIELPTGE; from the coding sequence ATGAGAAGAGATCGAGAGCAAATCAAATACTGGTCTTTACGTCCTGCCTCGTGGCGAGCAGTTTTCGAAGTCATAAAGGTGAACTTCACGGGCACGGCAAGCATGGAAAATGCTTGCCGTATTGTGTTCATGATTTGTCTGATCCACTTGCTGGGAGGAGGACTGTACGCGCAACGTGATTTGAAAGTCATCCCTCCAACGGACCCAGAGCTCGAACGCAAAACCTTCATTCTGCCCGAAGGCTTCGAAGTCAACCTGTTTGCTGCCGATCCGCAAATTGCCAAGCCGATCCAAATGAACTTCGACCCACAGGGGCGACTCTGGATTGCCAGTTCAGAAACCTATCCTCACATCGAACCGGGAGCAAAACCGAAAGACAAAATCCTGTACCTGCAGGATCTCGATGGTGATGGAGTCAGCGACAAGACAGAAGTCTTCGCTGAGGGACTTCTCATTCCGACTGCAGTCGCCTACGGGAATGACGGTGTCTACGTTGGCGCCAGCACCGAACTGCTGCACTTCAAAGATACCAATGGAGATGGCAAAGCTGATCAAAAAGAGATCGTTCTCTCCGGATTCGGAACTGAAGATACTCACCACATTATTCACACTCTCCGATATGGACCGGACAGCCACCTCTATTTCAATCAGTCGATCTACATCCACAGTCACATCGAAACCCCTTGGGGAATCCACCGACTCAACGCCGGCGGAATGTGGAGATTTCGACCCGAAACGCTTGAGCTAAGTGTCTTCGCTCGCGGACTCGTGAATCAGTGGGGGACCGACTTCGACCGCTACGGTCAAACCTTCGGAACCGACGGAGCCGGTGGAGAAGGAATCAACTACATGGTTCCTGGCGCCTCGTACATGACAGCCTACGGCGCTCAGCGGATCTTGCATGGTCTTAATCCTGGGAGCCCGAAGCACTGCGGGTTGGAAATTGTAGAAAGCGAGCACCTGCCAGATGATTGGCAAGGCAGCATGATCACCAACGATTTCCGTGGACACCGTGTCTGCCGATTCGTCTTGACGGAAGACGCTTCCGGCTACCGCTCACAAGAGCAGCAGGAAGTGATTAAGTCGGACCACGTTGCCTTTCGGCCGATTGATGTCAAACAAGGCCCCGATGGTGCGATCTATATTGCCGACTGGTACAACCCCATCATCCAGCATGGCGAAGTCGACTTCCGTGACCCTCGTCGCGATCACACACATGGTCGGATCTGGCGCGTCACATACACAGGAAAGCCAACTCTCAAACCGGTCGACTTCACGAAACTCTCAACGGACGAATTGCTCAGCCATGTCGACTCACCAAATCGTTACTCACGATCTCAAGCCAAAGTCGTACTGAAAGAACAGGGCGAGAAAGTGTTGCCCGAAGTCCTCGCCTGGGCCAACAAACATTCCAACGACCAACTCAATCTTGAAGCGTTGTGGATTCATCAATCGTTCGGGAAAATCGAACCGGCTCTGCTCGGAAAGTGTTTAAACAGCAAAGACCATCATGTCCGCGCGGCAGCAACACGCGTCGTTGGGCAGCTCATACAGAAAGTTGATTCTCCGCTGGAGATTCTGGCACAACGGATCGCAGACACGCACCCGCAAGTTCGACTCGAAGCGATCCGTGCTCTCGCAGAAGTGAAACAACCTGAAGCTGTCAGTATCGCCCTGCAGGCTCTGGAACAAGATGTTGACGAAAACATCGACTACGCACTCTGGCTGACATGTCGTGACCTCGAACCGATTTGGACACCTGCCTTGCTGGACGGGTCGCTGAATGTGGAATCTCCCCCGCAGGCACTTCCGTTTCTGTTGCGATCATCCGGATCAGCTGCCGGAACAGCAACACTGGTTCAGAAGATTCAGCAGGGAACGCTCGATGGCTCCGCCCGGCTTGATGCACTTCGCGTCATCGCTGACATCGGGACTCCTGAACATCTGGGAGCAATTTTCGATTTATCGCTCAGCGATAATATCTCTGATGAATTCAGGCACGCACTCCTTCATACGCTTTATCCGGCAGCGGTGAATCGAAAGATCATCCCGCCTCGTGATCTCAATCAAATCAAAAAGTTGGCCGACGCGAACAGTCCCTCAATCCGGGCTGCAGTCGTCATGTGCATCGGAGCCTGGAAGCATCAGCCGTTGCGAGACGTCGTTCTTTCAGCGACTCAAGATGAGAAGATTTCGCTGCAGGATCGTTCGAGTGCGATTCGCGCGCTCGGAGCCTTTTCTGATCAACCTGCAGCGACGGAACTGATAAACTTAGCCAAGAGCAAATCGGCTCCAATTTTGCGACGTGTTGCAATTGAAGAACTTCTTCGACTCCGACCTCAGCAGGCCGCGAACCTGTCGATTCTCTTTTTCCAATCGGCATCAGCTCCTGATTCTCAACCGCTCTTCCAGTCCATCCTGCAACGGAAGGGCGCCGCAGACCACGTCGCCAAAGCTCTTGCAGGGAAGACAATTCCGAAAGACGTAGCTGTTGTTGGTGCGCGAATTCTGAGTTCGTCCGGCCAACAGGATTCCGCACTGGCAAAACTCCTGCAAACCGCTGGCGGACTGAATCAAGATCCTGTGAAACTCTCTCCTGCACAAATGCAGACGCTCGTAGAAGACGTTCTAGCAAATGGAAACGCTGCTCGCGGTGAACAAATATTCCGCCGACAGAACCTCAACTGTTTGAAGTGTCATGCAGTTGGTCCCGCTGGTGGAACAATCGGTTCGAACCTCCTGAGTCTGGGGGCAACAGCCCAGCCAGATTACATCATCGAATCGATCCTCGATCCGAATGCCAAAGTGAAAGAGGGCTTCCATACTGTTGTCGTCGCGACCGATGAAGGAAAGATTTATTCAGGAATCAAAGCTCGTGAAACGGGCACTCAGCTCTTCCTGAAAGATGCCGACGGAAAAGAACTGATGATTCTCAAAGATTCGATTGAACAGCAAAAGCAAGGAGCATCGCTGATGCCGGCCGGCCTGACATCGAACATTACTCATCAGGAGTTGATCGACTTATCAGCCTTTCTGTACGCCTTGGGTCGCGTCCCTGAGTTTACCATTAGCACACAGCAAATTGTCAGGCACTGGGAAACGATTCAAGCGACTCAGCAAGCTGCGTTTCAGTTCCGTCGAATCAGCTACGCCGCTGCCGCAACCGATAACCCAGACTTCCAATGGAGCCGGGTCTACAGCCACGTCAACGGAGAACTCGCTGTCTCAGAACTTCCGGAGCTACGAATTCGCAACCGTTCGGCTGCCGGAAATCGAGGGATGAGTTTCGTGCGTACAGAGTTTAATTCTGAATCGGGCAAGATCGGATTCAAATTAAATTCTGGAAATGGTCTCCAAATCTGGATTGACGAAAAACCAATCGATTCCTCTGAACTCATCACAGCAGAAGTCGAGAAAGGTCAACATCAATTGACAATCGCCATCGACCAGTCCGTCCGAAAAACTGCCCTCAAAGTGATGCCTGTGAACGATCCGGGTTTCGCACATATTGAGCTTCCAACCGGAGAGTAA